One Bombus fervidus isolate BK054 chromosome 5, iyBomFerv1, whole genome shotgun sequence DNA window includes the following coding sequences:
- the LOC139987382 gene encoding LOW QUALITY PROTEIN: adenylate cyclase type 10 (The sequence of the model RefSeq protein was modified relative to this genomic sequence to represent the inferred CDS: deleted 1 base in 1 codon) — MNNQLIYNPARIARREIRKKLNVDRFTLKRKFVDYSEEKKLRSEQLRLEHHTKIFASMCPDEILDHYDDYNTRMYYTTLMLGDISGFTDLAEKYTKTGKGGPSKLTETLNSYIGAMVQEILSHNGDVLKFSGDAFIVMWKLHEGMMMRDLAIAAMQTACIIQKHFGSYDTEVGVTLKVKLAIASGKTYFTSIGDPESMSHYIITGTPVWDVKFAEGLCRGGDILVAPSSWQWVNPNEYVHETLPDGIHTLIISCTGMWYQAKDDEIITSTDDDDNEYEPDLYDPTIVTRMDHESKMVMMNITGTTYESGKFKQVDYSLRPKVIKVAEACLKEALRSYMVRPVIRSTEMDEPLEYLTEMRQVVILFINVITSNVGKNQLIALVNSAYKLVCKIVDGMHGCVNKTSLFDKDLMFLCVFGLRGDKHELESQIGLRCAVKLRSNLIAIENVKSVTVGVTTGMTYCGVVGHILRREYTVIGISVNKAARLMVAYRDKVVCDRESFLNSHLEARHFILQEPRYLKGITNIGPIYEFQEQPKYIESDLVFSKYPLLGRTKELKTFKRMLMRLLEYSKRNKENRGARPKYNTLIIKYLSLLFRHYSAPYNLVHLLFSMPLGFTRTSTRKEREDKLLLQLGKMKHTYYLCVFNQPFNVHFSITHRYNALTDMDKQKLLRKFLLKLMKGCFEELWVVIIDDAEYVDRESLEIFDVLTKKDKIFFALTIGRKLDTDLPLYLNFLHRAKVIELIGIDKWYHAGLACQILNVNGLPAELEKLIQERSFGNPGWIESYLVSLLQVGGLEIINITKKEANIKGYVLPPVSMLERFTRKHILTQMLDSMISLLEEDMMTLKKTHLKILIHQNNIILINNRKYLVTLAMILKLFDSLTPLDQLLLKCASVIGETVNRHMLESLMSITPKREIGLAVTKLFEIRVFGCAIGDFSKNAGPIVFIKNMRSPNSEMDIFCKCIGLTIPDELVDLPRYASCGLMRFKMSMFRDTTYRLLTENQKIELHNQALKYLQHYTKRCVSCGEVQFAKLLGKTSNKEDRKKKVTDIDEMFELNYSDETVNKEDEKSKLKGFEKFYQLSIISSRVTLIITLNNREEGITFLPEPISTYERKPTVTFSDVDFSNCLCELILMTVYTQILDHCRGIGNIEKTLTALLEFAEICLMNCNIPQARKLLSESETVLVKLFESNEDEIVLLPYLTAKIQTLQGQCFLESGSIFEAEGSLEMALKNLGYKFPKLEMMIDLNSLAQLMNLKIKLICPKKTELLNDLEGDNIDYTKQLSECLAQMFELFRFKGMKKHARLAAMWGLNAALESNKDLYILCTSFTNMLITAHMYQDRYIIPYLEQRAINICNESRETLEAQELNVIIQLYAGIFFSRWIRGQISKATQIGFICSRMASAIGSTFLKLVVLPRLIHLLMISCRHSEVVTQLRELEFISHHNFDKSGRTWYYALCADVHLDTGLTILPFQTCEQYFLQEGEQMISLHDPEAERRYFTSMWLWCIRNEEWEAAKVWSGRNVESINIMDEHIVAATITALKKLEGLLILYVHKLNSRNADAAITMMEIKSIFKDTKKLSKNVEIVIPRYMLLKAYYWMIKSQKSNAIKILKKLQKVCKKMENKMIYAWALHCEKAWSGGISSVHTDKWREITDSKILDKWDEINVNNSNMIIFTFPLPKYLL; from the exons atGAATAACCAACTTATATACAATCCTGCTAGAATTGCGCGAAGAGAAATTCGTAAAAAGCTAAACGTAGATA GATTCACACTAAAAAGGAAATTCGTGGACTATTCCGAGGAGAAGAAGTTAAGATCAGAGCAATTAAGACTCGAGCATCACACGAAAATATTCGCATCGATGTGTCCGGATGAAATTCTGGATCACTATGACGATTATAATACCAGAATGTACTACACCACTTTAATGCTTGGTGACATATCAG GTTTTACAGACCTTGCTGAGAAATACACTAAAACTGGAAAAGGCGGACCTTCGAAACTGACAGAAACCTTGAACAGTTACATCGGCGCTATGGTACAAGAAATACTTTCCCACAATGGTGACGTGTTGAAATTTTCTGGAGATGCGTTTATCGTGATGTGGAAGCTCCATGAAGGAATGATGATGCGAGACTTGGCCATAGCAGCGATGCAAACTGCTTGCATCATTCAGAAACATTTTGGGTCCTATGATACTGAAGTTGGAGTGACTCTTAAGG taaaattaGCTATTGCTTCTGGAAAGACATACTTCACATCTATCGGAGATCCCGAATCCATGTCACACTATATTATCACCGGTACACCAGTGTGGGATGTGAAATTCGCCGAAGGCCTTTGCCG agGAGGCGATATCCTAGTGGCTCCTAGTAGCTGGCAGTGGGTTAATCCAAACGAATATGTCCACGAAACGCTTCCAGATGGTATACACACACTTATTATATCTTGCACGGGCATGTGGTATCAAGCTAAAGACGACGAAATAATCACCAGTACAGATG ACGACGACAACGAATATGAGCCGGATCTTTATGATCCGACGATAGTAACCAGAATGGATCATGAGTCTAAGATGGTGATGATGAATATAACTGGTACGACTTACGAGAGTGGAAAATTTAAGCAAGTCGATTACAGCT tACGGCCTAAAGTTATAAAGGTAGCAGAAGCTTGTTTGAAAGAAGCTTTACGAAGCTACATGGTGAGACCAGTCATTCGGTCTACCGAAATGGACGAACCATTGGAATATCTGACCGAAATGAGACAGGTGGTGATTCTCTTTATCAATGTAATCACTTCCAATGTAGGCAAAAATCAATTAATTGCCTTAGTGAACTCTGCTTATAAACTAGTGTGCAA GATCGTCGATGGGATGCACGGATGCGTGAACAAGACGTCCCTCTTCGACAAGGACTTAATGTTCCTTTGTGTGTTCGGTTTACGAGGCGACAAACATGAACTAGAATCGCAAATCGGTTTAAGATGCGCGGTGAAGTTACGATCGAATCTCATAGCGATAGAAAATGTGAAATCTGTAACGGTAGGTGTAACAACAGGAATGACATACTGCGGAGTCGTAGGGCACATTTTACGCAGAGAATACACCGTGATTGGAATATCAGTGAACAAGGCTGCGAGGCTTATGGTGGCGTATAGAGACAAG GTGGTTTGCGATCGAGAAAGTTTCCTCAATTCCCACTTAGAGGCGAGGCACTTCATTTTACAAGAACCAAGATACTTAAAAGGAATCACCAACATCGGACCGATATATGAATTTCAGGAACAACCAAA GTACATTGAATCAGACTTAGTTTTCAGTAAGTATCCTTTACTTGGTCGAACCAAGGAACTTAAAACTTTTAAAAGGATGCTAATGAGACTCTTAGAATATTCCAAGAGGAATAAAGAAAACCGTGGCGCTCGACCAAAATATAATACACTTATCATAAAGTACTTATCCTTATTATTTCGCCATTACAGT GCCCCGTACAACTTggtacatttattattttcaatgccTCTTGGTTTCACCCGCACTTCTACGCGAAAAGAGCGCGAAGACAAACTGCTTTTACAACTGGGCAAAATGAAGCACACGTACTACCTGTGTGTTTTTAATCAACCCTTCAATGTGCATTTCTCTATCACTCATCGTTATAACGCTCTCACTGATATGGACAAACAAAAGCTTTTAAGAAAGTTCCtattgaaattaatgaaaGGCTGCTTCGAAGAATTGTGGGTGGTGATCATCGATGATGCGGAATATGTCGATCGGGAGTCTTTGGAAATCTTCGATGTCCTTACAAAGAAAGACAAGATATTCTTTGCACTGACTATTGGTCGGAAATTGGACACAGACCTTccgttatatttaaattttttgcaCAGAGCGaag GTAATTGAACTGATTGGGATAGACAAGTGGTACCATGCTGGCTTAGCATGTCAGATACTTAACGTAAATGGTTTACCTGCAGAACTAGAAAA ACTGATACAAGAAAGAAGCTTCGGGAATCCTGGCTGGATCGAGAGTTATTTAGTGAGTCTTCTCCAAGTCGGTGGTTTagagataataaatataacgaaaaaGGAAGCAAATATAAAGGGCTATGTGTTACCTCCTGTATCTATGTTGGAAAGGTTTACTCGAAAACATATACTTACGCAAATGTTA gaCAGCATGATATCATTGTTGGAGGAAGACATGAtgactttaaagaaaacacATTTGA AAATACTAATCCACCAGAATAATATCATATTGATAAATAACAGGAAATATCTTGTTACGTTAGCTATGATATTGAAGCTTTTCGATTCGTTGACACCTCTTGATCAACTTCTCTTGAAATGTGCTTCAGTGATCGGGGAAACGGTGAATAGACACATGCTAGAAAGTTTAATGTCCATCACTCCTAAAAGAGAAATCGGACTTG CTGTTACGAAACTCTTTGAAATACGAGTCTTCGGCTGTGCAATTGGGGACTTTTCCAAAAATGCGGGCCCTATagtatttatcaaaaatatgcGAAGTCCTAATTCAGAGATGGACATATTCTGCAAGTGTATTGGTCTCACTATTCCAG ATGAACTGGTAGATTTGCCAAGATATGCTTCCTGCGGCTTGATGAGATTTAAGATGTCAATGTTTCGTGACACCACTTATCG ATTGCTTACGGAAAATCAGAAGATAGAATTGCACAACCAGgcattgaaatatttgcaacACTATACAAAACGTTGTGTTTCTTGCGGAGAGGTTCAATTCGCAAAATTATTGGGGAAAACATCAAACAAAGAagataggaagaaaaaagtgACAGACATCGATGAAATGTTTGAACTGAATTATAGCGATGAGACTGTTAACAAGGAAGACGAAAAAAGTAAATTGAAAggttttgaaaaattctatcAACTTTCGATAATTTCTTCTCGAGTAACATTgataataacattaaataatagaGAAGAAGGAATTACTTTCTTGCCTGAACCTATTTCGACGTATG AAAGGAAACCGACGGTAACGTTTTCAGATGTAGATTTTTCTAACTGTCTGTGTGAACTGATACTAATGACAGTCTATACTCAAATACTCGACCATTGTCGTGGCATTG GGAATATTGAAAAGACGCTCACTGCTCTTCTAGAATTTGCAGAAATTTGCTTGATGAATTGTAATATACCTCAAGCTCGAAAGCTTCTATCTGAAAGCGAAACTGTCCTAGTGAAG CTATTCGAATCGAACGAAGACGAAATAGTTCTTTTACCCTATCTCACTGCGAAGATACAGACTCTTCAAGGACAATGTTTTCTTGAAAGCGGTTCGATTTTCGAGGCCGAAGGATCTCTCGAAATggcattaaaaaatttaggaTACAAATTTCCAAAGCTAGAAATGATGATCGATCTGAACTCACTCGCGCAATTGATgaacttaaaaataaaattgatatgtCCCAAGAAGACAGAGCTGCTAAACGATCTCGAAGGAGACAATATAGATTATACTAAACAATTATCAGAATGCTTGGCGCAAATGTTCGAACTCTTCAGG TTTAAAGGGATGAAGAAACACGCTCGCTTAGCAGCAATGTGGGGTTTGAACGCAGCTTTGGAATCTAACAAAGATTTATACATTCTCTGTACATCGTTCACCAACATGCTAATCACAGCACATATGTATCAAGACAG ATATATAATTCCATATTTGGAACAAAGAGCTATCAATATTTGCAACGAAAGCAGAGAAACACTTGAAGCTCAAGAACTGAATGTGATCATTCAACTTTACGCAGGAATATTCTTTTCTCGCTGGATAAGGGGACAGATCTCAAAAGCTACTCAAATCGGTTTCATTTGTAGTAGGATGGCCAGTGCGATCGGATCCACATTCTTGAAGCTGGTGGTACTGCCACGATTAATTCATTTGCTGATGATCTCTTGCCGACACTCGGAAGTAGTTACTCAATTAAGAGAATTAG agTTTATATCTCATCATAATTTTGACAAATCTGGACGTACTTGGTATTATGCACTTTGCGCTGATGTCCATTTAGATACTGGATTAACGATTCTCCCTTTCCAAACTTGTGAACAGTACTTTCTTCAGGAAGGCGAACAAATGATCAGTTTACATGATCCAGAAGCGGAAAGACGATATTTCACGTCAATGTGGCTATG GTGTATTAGAAATGAAGAATGGGAAGCTGCGAAAGTATGGAGCGGTAGAAACGTGGAGAGCATTAACATAATGGATGAACATATAGTTGCAGCAACAATTACTGCTTTAAAAAAGCTCGAAGGCCTACTAATTCTTtatg TGCATAAACTAAATAGTCGAAATGCTGATGCAGCTATTACTATGATGGAGATTAAAAGTATATTCAAAGATACAAAGAAACTGAGCAAAAATGTTGAAATCGTAATTCCCAg ATATATGTTGCTGAAAGCGTATTATTGGATGATAAAATCGCAGAAAAGTAACGCAAtaaagattttgaaaaaattacagaaagtatgcaaaaaaatggaaaacaaaATGATTTACGCATGGGCACTACATTGTGAAAAG GCTTGGTCAGGTGGAATCTCTTCTGTACATACAGACAAATGGAGAGAAATCACGGACAGTAAAATACTAGATAAATGGGATGAAATCAAtgttaataattcaaatatgaTAATCTTTACTTTTCCCTTGCCAAAATATCTTCTTTga
- the Clpp gene encoding caseinolytic protease proteolytic subunit: protein MLLKKVNNLLQIFGSGQKVCSRYLNFIPVVVEQSGRGERAYDIYSRLLKERIICLMGPITDNVSSVVIAQLLFLQSENSKNPIHMYINSPGGSVTAGLGIYDTMQYVLPPVATWCVGQACSMASLLLAAGTKGMRHSLPNARIMTHQPSGGVSGQATDIQIQALEILKLKKQINHLYVKHTGLDLEKIERCMERDNFMSPTEAKEFGIIDKVLSHPMQEEAEAESTKLPLKEATLEATNQP, encoded by the exons atgttattaaaaaaagtaaataatttactaCAAATTTTT GGGTCTGGTCAGAAAGTATGCAGTAGGTACCTAAATTTTATACCTGTAGTCGTAGAACAGAGTGGAAGAGGAGAACGTGCATATGATATTTACTCACGTCTCTTAAAAGAAAggattatttgtttaatgGGCCCG aTCACAGATAATGTGTCCTCTGTAGTGATAGCTCAACTCTTATTTCTTCAAtcagaaaatagtaaaaatccaattcatatgtatattaattcgCCTGGTGGAAGTGTTACAGCTGGGCTTGGTATTTATGATACTATGCAATATGTTTTACCTCCTGTTGCAACATGGTGTGTAGGACAAGCATGTTCAATGGCAAGTTTATTATTAGCTGCAGGAACAAAGGGTATGCGTCATTCATTGCCTAATGCAAGAATTATGACACATCAGCCATCAGGAGGTGTGTCTGGTCAAGCTACTGATATACAAATACAAGCTCTAGAAATATTGAAGCTAAAAAAGCAAATCAACCATTTATATGTCAAGCATACAGGCTTAGACCTGGAAAAAATAG aaCGTTGTATGGAAAGAGATAATTTCATGAGTCCCACTGAGGCAAAAGAATTTGGAATTATAGACAAGGTATTATCTCATCCAATGCAAGAAGAAGCAGAAGCTGAAAGCACAAAATTACCCTTGAAAGAAGCTACCCTTGAAGCTACTAATCAACCTTGA
- the Cyce gene encoding cyclin E, whose product MPQTSLHGKKSQTYLQGGKVVTQTSKRKRRATEISEDSENVYPPSKIPALSHVSYTESCHTVHSLENSCTPHQVSPLKEQQEPATWSELRTATCFLTPSSSNNISNRPSPLPSFPWADGSQVWSLMCLGDQKTITQRNPQMFQRHPTLQPRMRAILLDWLIEVCEVYKLHRETYYLAMDYIDRYLSIHQNVPKNQLQLIGITCLFIAAKVEEIYPPKIAEFAYVTDGACTEEEILGKELVILKGLGWNLSPVTAPGWLNIYMQIESGDWSRPNAFIYPQYGGLQYSQAAQLLDLATLDEGSLKFPYSHIAAAAIYHTQGRECALRVSRIPWEQLAPCVKWLTPFAMTAAEEHSQCLLRSTITPVESHSGSGLKATVPNIVMDESHRIQTHVVDLNMLERAQQRLVHEIPSTDTNEPDSNAEPGRQSPNESGLLTPPSSSQKNSTTPSRPPPQLHPYT is encoded by the exons ATGCCACAGACGAG tTTACATGGGAAAAAATCACAGACTTATTTACAAGGAGGAAAAGTAGTAACACAAACTTCAAAACGTAAAAGACGGGCAACAGAAATTTCTGAAGATTCAGAAAATGTATATCCGCCTAGTAAAATACCAGCTTTATCACATGTGTCATACACAGAATCATGTCATACAGTACATTCTTTAGAAAATTCATGCACACCACATCAAGTATCTCCATTGAAAGAGCAACAAGAGCCAGCCACATGGTCTGAATTAAGAACTGCAACATGCTTTTTAACACcatcatcttctaataatatatcaaatagACCTAGCCCATTACCATCATTTCCATGGGCTGATGGTTCTCAAGTTTGGTCTCTTATGTGTTTGGGAGATCAAAAAACTATTACTCAAAGAAATCCACAAATGTTCCAAAGGCATCCAACATTACAACCAAGAATGCGGGCAATTTTGTTAGATTGGTTGATTGAAGTTTGTGAAGTATACAAGCTACATAGAGAGACTTATTATCTTGCAATGGATTATATAGACAGATATTTGTCCATTCATCAGAATGTACCCAAAAATCAATTGCAATTAATAGGCATTACATGCCTTTTTATAGCTGCCAAG GTTGAAGAAATATATCCACCCAAAATAGCAGAGTTTGCATATGTTACTGATGGAGCTTGCACAGAGGAAGAAATTCTAGGAAAAGAATTAGTGATTTTAAAAGGTCTTGGGTGGAACTTATCCCCAGTCACTGCTCCTGGCTGGCTTAATATCTATATGCAAATTGAATCAGGCGATTGGTCAAGGCCAAATGCATTTATTTACCCTCAATATGGAGGTCTACAATATTCTCAGGCGGCTCAACTATTAGATTTAGCTACATTGGATGAAGGAAGTTTGAAGTTTCCTTATAGTCACATAGCTGCAGCAGCTATCTATCATACACAAGGAAGGGAATGTGCTTTAAGGGTATCACGCATTCCATGGGAACAGCTTGCACCCTGTGTCAAATGGCTTACGCCCTTTGCAATGACAGCTGCTGAAGAACATTCTCAGTGCCTTTTAAGGTCTACAATAACACCTGTGGAGTCTCATTCTGGATCTGGACTTAAGGCAACAGTGCCTAATATTGTAATGGATGAATCACATCGTATACAAACTCATGTTGTAGATTTGAACATGCTAGAAAGGGCGCAGCAACGATTAGTACATGAAATACCTTCTACTGATACAAATGAACCTGACTCTAATGCTGAACCTGGTAGACAGAGTCCAAATGAAAGTGGTCTTTTAACTCCACCATCTAGTAGTCAAAAAAATTCTACCACACCGTCGCGTCCTCCACCACAGTTACATCCGTatacgtaa
- the Lft gene encoding limb expression 1 family member lowfat: MQGIMPVKTKSRVPENMGITGGLVDARDKQVLKEAVEAVVNSFAKHTQGYGRVNVVEALQEFWQMKQSRGTELRNGALVIYESVPGTSPPYVCYVTLPGGSCFGSFQNCPTKAEARRSAAKIALMNSVFNEHPARKITDDFIEKAVAEARASFAKPSATSNGVGNQTQGNGDEKEDPNTGIGAFRFMLECNRGRTMLEFQELMTVFQLLHWNGSLKAMRERQCSRQEVVAHYSHRALDDDMRSQMALDWVAREHESGGGVVAMELALAERELEAARLAGRELRFPKEKKDILMLAHAQVCPQ; the protein is encoded by the exons ATGCAGggcataatgccagttaaaacAAAATCTCGTGTTCCTGAAAATATGGGTATCACAGGTGGTTTGGTAGATGCCAGAGATAAGCAAGTGTTAAAGGAAGCAGTAGAAGCAGTTGTTAACAGCTTTGCTAAGCATACTCAAGGCTATGGAAGAG TAAATGTGGTAGAAGCTTTGCAAGAGTTTTGGCAAATGAAACAAAGTAGAGGAACAGAGCTAAGAAACGGAGCATTAGTTATTTATGAATCTGTACCTGGTACCAGTCCACCTTATGTATGTTATGTTACTCTCCCTGGTGGATCTTGCTTTGGTAGTTTTCAAAATTGCCCCACTAAAGCTGAAGCTCGTAGATCAGCAGCAAAAATTGCTTTAATGAATTCTGTTTTCAATGAACATCCAGCACGTAAGATAACAGATGATTTCATAGAGAAAGCTGTTGCAGAAGCAAGAGCTAGCTTTGCTAAGCCCTCTGCAACTTCCAACGGTGTTGGCAATCAAACACAG GGAAATGGAGATGAGAAAGAAGATCCAAATACAGGTATAGGTGCATTTCGTTTTATGTTGGAATGCAACCGCGGGAGAACAATGTTAGAATTTCAAGAATTAATGACGGTCTTCCAATTACTTCATTGGAATGGGTCTTTGAAAGCAATGAGAGAAAGGCAATGTAGCAGACAAGAAGTAGTTGCTCATTACAGTCACCGAGCTTTAGATGATGATATGCGTAGTCAAATGGCGCTAGATTGGGTAGCAAGAGAACACGAAAGCGGTGGCGGCGTTGTTGCTATGGAGTTGGCATTGGCTGAAAGAGAACTTGAAGCAGCACGTTTAGCTGGAAGAGAACTTAGATTtcctaaagaaaaaaaggatataTTAATGCTTGCACATGCTCAAGTATGCCCTCAGTGA